DNA from Spirochaetota bacterium:
GTTTCAACAGCCAGAGTCTGACGTAATTCGCGTTTTAATATTTTGCCTGAGGGATTTTTTGGCAATGCATTCATAATAAATATTTTCTTTGGGGTTTTGAACCCTGCAAGTCGTTGCTTTGCAAATGCAATTATCTCTTCTTCAGTTGCTTGCATATCTTTTTTCAATACTACTGCAGCACAAACCATCTCAATCCATTTTGGATCAGGAAGGCCAAACACAGCAACCTCAGCAATAGCTGGATGCTGGTATAATACTTCCTCAACTTCACGTGATGCAACGTTTTCGCCGCCAGTTTTAATCATGTCTTTTTTACGGTCAACGACGTACAAATAACCATCTTCGTCAAATTTACCCAGATCGCCGCTGTGGAACCAATCAAATGCAAAAGCTTCAGCAGTTTTTTCCGGGTCATCCAAATATCCTGTCATAACGTGCCCTGATCTATGAACTATCTCACCAACTTCCCCAACAGGAACAAAGTTGCCATCATCGTCCATCAATGCTGTTTCTACATTGAGTACAGGTTTGCCTGCTGAACCAGGTTTTGTAAGCTGATCTTCAGGTTTTAATATAGTAGCAACAGGACCCATTTCAGTCTGGCCATAGTAATTCCACAACCGCAATCCCGGGAATATTTCAGTTAAGCGTTTTAACACTTCAACCGGCATAATGCTTGCACCATAGGCAGCTTTTTTAAGCGAAGAAAGATTATATTTTTTAAATTCAGGATGATTAATTATTCCAATCCATACAGTAGGTGGTGCAAACATGTGTGTTATATTGTATTTTTCAATAAGCTGCATCATGGCAACGGGGTCTGCTTTGTGTAAAATTATATTTGTTGCGCCAACATACAAAAATGGCATAAGAAAACAATGCAGTTGTGCACAGTGGAAAAGCGGAAGAGCATGCAGGCTAATGTCATAGGATTTATATTCACCTTCAATAATGCAGCTGAAATACTGCGACATTAAAGCTCTGTGCGATAGCATTGCACCTTTTGGCTTTGATTCGGTCCCACTGGTGTAAGGAATCTGTGCAATATCCTCCGGTTCTACAGTTGTGATAATATCATTAGTTGACATATCCTTCATCATTTCAATCAAGTTATCAAAACCTTCTGGGATGTTTGTACCTTCAAGTGGTATAAAGAGCCAATTTTCAACGCCTGTACATTTATGAATAGCTGGTGCTATTACGTTATATAGATTGTCCTCAACGATAACCATTTTCGATTTTGAGTGATTTATTATGTATGCCATTTCATCGCCGTTAAGCATATAATTGATTGGCACTTGAATTGCTCCAATCTTGGAAAGCCCCACAAAACTAATAGGATAGTAATGTGAATTGAAAGCTATGATGGCAACGCGGTCGCCTTTTTCAATGCCATATTGCTGCATAAGGTGGCCAAAACGGCAACATTCTTCTTCCAATTGTTTGAATGTTAAATTAGTGTCTCTGAATGCAATAGCAAGCTTGTTGCCAAATCGTGAAGCAGCGCGGCGCACCATATCAGCTATAGTATCTCTGCAATAAAGGTTAGCCATAAAGATCCTCCATTTATATTATGATAAGATATATGACAAATATGAAACATGTTATTTGCCGTGCAAGCATAAATTGTAAATGAAA
Protein-coding regions in this window:
- a CDS encoding fatty acyl-CoA synthetase; the encoded protein is MANLYCRDTIADMVRRAASRFGNKLAIAFRDTNLTFKQLEEECCRFGHLMQQYGIEKGDRVAIIAFNSHYYPISFVGLSKIGAIQVPINYMLNGDEMAYIINHSKSKMVIVEDNLYNVIAPAIHKCTGVENWLFIPLEGTNIPEGFDNLIEMMKDMSTNDIITTVEPEDIAQIPYTSGTESKPKGAMLSHRALMSQYFSCIIEGEYKSYDISLHALPLFHCAQLHCFLMPFLYVGATNIILHKADPVAMMQLIEKYNITHMFAPPTVWIGIINHPEFKKYNLSSLKKAAYGASIMPVEVLKRLTEIFPGLRLWNYYGQTEMGPVATILKPEDQLTKPGSAGKPVLNVETALMDDDGNFVPVGEVGEIVHRSGHVMTGYLDDPEKTAEAFAFDWFHSGDLGKFDEDGYLYVVDRKKDMIKTGGENVASREVEEVLYQHPAIAEVAVFGLPDPKWIEMVCAAVVLKKDMQATEEEIIAFAKQRLAGFKTPKKIFIMNALPKNPSGKILKRELRQTLAVETK